In one window of Pagrus major chromosome 12, Pma_NU_1.0 DNA:
- the adra1ab gene encoding alpha-1A adrenergic receptor has product MFPAENLSVFPAADRCPNCSSSAHPGVDVTKAVVLGMVLLLFVVFGVLGNILVILSVLFHHHWRSVTHYFIANLAAADLLLSSAVLPFSATSEALGRWVFGRSFCSVWAALDVLCCTASILSLCVISIDRYLAVSYPLRYPAMATGRRGLTAVAALWGLSAAISVGPLFGWREPEPEDETVCRITEEPGYALFSALGSFYIPLAIILAMYCRVYTVAKRETKTLRKGSKGDEVEMEGVMLRIHRGNAAQTGKQKEDGEVTARHKRTAFSLPKLLKFSREEKAAKTLGIVVGCFILCWLPFFLVLPIGSIFPSCKPSETVFKITFWLGYLNSCINPIIYPCFSREFKKAFHNVLRGRCLRAGGHITAHSSSPGPASNSSVLLAQNCVAASSWHCCRAISTSSSSVGGPDQAQSAQIQSKSLLKAWCFSARRTPGPQNPSGHRSTKVLRLSLSVTGEAV; this is encoded by the exons ATGTTTCCTGCTGAGAACTTGAGTGTTTTCCCTGCGGCAGATCGCTGTCCCAACTGCAGCTCCTCCGCCCACCCGGGGGTGGACGTAACCAAGGCGGTGGTTCTGGGAAtggttctgctgctgtttgtagtGTTCGGCGTCCTCGGCAACATCCTGGTCATCCTGTCCGTGCTGTTCCACCACCACTGGCGCTCGGTGACGCACTACTTCATCGCCAACCTGGCAGCGGCGGACCTGCTGCTCAGCTCCGCCGTCCTGCCATTCTCCGCCACCTCTGAGGCTCTGGGCAGATGGGTGTTTGGCAGGTCCTTCTGCAGCGTCTGGGCCGCGCTGGACGTCCTCTGCTGCACTGCCTCCATCCTCAGCCTGTGTGTGATCTCTATTGACCGGTATCTGGCCGTCAGCTACCCGCTGCGCTACCCTGCCATGGCTACGGGGAGGCGAGGCCTGACTGCGGTGGCTGCTCTCTGGGGACTCTCGGCTGCTATATCTGTGGGCCCTCTGTTCGGCTGGAGGGAGCCCGAACCAGAGGATGAGACGGTGTGCCGAATTACGGAGGAGCCCGGCTACGCTTTGTTCTCAGCGCTAGGATCTTTCTACATACCTCTGGCTATCATCCTGGCCATGTACTGCCGTGTTTATACTGTGGCAAAGAGAGAGACGAAAACCCTCAGAAAGGGTAGTAAGGGCGATGAGGTAGAGATGGAGGGGGTGATGCTGAGGATACACAGAGGAAATGCTGCTCAAACAGGGAAGCAGAAGGAGGATGGTGAGGTTACCGCGAGGCATAAACGCACCGCTTTCTCACTGCCGAAGCTGCTGAAGTTCTCAAGAGAAGAGAAAGCAGCCAAGACTCTTGGCATTGTTGTCGGGTGCTTTATTCTGTGCTGGCTCCCCTTTTTCCTGGTTTTACCCATCG gaTCCATCTTCCCATCCTGTAAGCCTTCTGAAACCGTCTTTAAGATCACTTTCTGGCTGGGTTACCTCAACAGCTGTATTAACCCCATTATCTACCCGTGCTTCAGCCGGGAGTTCAAGAAAGCCTTCCACAATGTGCTCCGTGGTCGCTGCCTGAGAGCTGGGGGACACATAACCGCCCATTCCTCCAGTCCAGGTCCCGCGTCTAATTCCTCTGTCCTCTTGGCCCAAAACTGCGTGGCTGCCTCCTCGTGGCATTGCTGCAGGGCCATTTCGACCTCCTCCTCGTCCGTCGGGGGTCCTGATCAGGCTCAAAGCGCGCAAATCCAGAGTAAGAGCCTGCTGAAGGCGTGGTGTTTCTCAGCAAGACGAACGCCGGGACCACAGAACCCCTCCGGTCACAGATCAACCAAGGTCTTACGACTTTCCCTCAGCGTAACAGGGGAGGCTGTTTGA